In a genomic window of Microterricola viridarii:
- a CDS encoding helix-turn-helix transcriptional regulator, translating into MSVLSTGTLVLRVSQAEDIREARRLSAGDRPTLLLIDLDGDVPADDLHAILLEAGPGLAVLGFNAVGRTDAARMVLRLRRGAVLDHDADPSALLGAVSTLLAASVAEIRPVRPLLTSRQSETLSLAANGMSNAQIAATLHITVGTVKRHLSDAFLALGARSRIEAINRARSLGQLRAATA; encoded by the coding sequence GTGTCTGTGCTCTCGACCGGCACACTGGTGCTGCGGGTGTCCCAGGCGGAGGACATCAGGGAGGCCCGCCGGCTCAGCGCGGGCGACCGGCCCACGCTGCTCCTGATCGACCTGGACGGTGACGTGCCGGCGGATGACCTGCACGCGATTCTGCTGGAGGCCGGCCCGGGGCTCGCCGTGCTCGGCTTCAACGCCGTCGGTCGCACCGACGCCGCCCGCATGGTCCTGCGTTTGCGGCGGGGCGCCGTGCTCGACCACGATGCCGACCCTTCCGCTCTGCTCGGCGCGGTCTCAACGCTGTTGGCGGCCTCGGTCGCCGAGATTCGGCCCGTGCGCCCGCTGCTCACGTCGAGGCAGAGTGAGACGCTCTCCCTGGCCGCGAACGGGATGTCGAATGCGCAGATCGCGGCCACCCTGCACATCACCGTCGGCACGGTGAAACGCCACCTGTCCGACGCATTCCTCGCTCTGGGCGCGCGCTCGCGCATCGAGGCGATCAACCGTGCACGCAGTCTGGGCCAGCTCCGGGCGGCCACCGCCTGA
- a CDS encoding winged helix DNA-binding domain-containing protein produces the protein MARDSAHREIALLRARAQGLFPADAAAPGPVVGALLALQAQDLAAATWAVGARSPGTTLAGVRAAIDAGEIVRSWPMRGTLHFVPGEDLGWMQRLTTARLLQQARLTHERQGLTEPVYEQARQVAVAALSGGRSLGRDAFQALLEQNGIDTAANRGYHLIWHLAQTGTLCWGPTAGNAQELVLLDEWVPHPRRLEHEEALGEFLLRYIRGHGPATLADFVWWSKLTVAEAKRGLQVARPQLAERRIGDASYWVAAELDGVAPDAAQRRRFASSAWLLPAFDEYFLGYRDREASAAPEHHERIVPGRNGVFQPIAVAGGRVVGTWRRRMLGTAAAGQRLGIDVVPFEAVSAAQAAGLRRAGERYARFRELRLGEFNLGDFNPGELRVGDTAAQ, from the coding sequence ATGGCGAGGGATTCCGCACACCGCGAGATCGCCCTGCTGCGCGCCAGGGCGCAGGGATTGTTCCCCGCGGATGCCGCGGCGCCCGGCCCGGTCGTCGGCGCGCTGCTGGCACTCCAGGCGCAGGATCTGGCCGCCGCCACCTGGGCGGTGGGCGCCCGCAGCCCGGGCACGACGCTCGCCGGGGTGCGCGCCGCGATCGACGCGGGCGAGATCGTGCGCTCGTGGCCGATGCGCGGAACACTGCACTTCGTTCCCGGCGAGGACCTCGGCTGGATGCAGCGGCTGACCACCGCGCGCCTGCTGCAGCAGGCCCGGCTGACCCACGAGCGGCAGGGTCTCACGGAGCCGGTGTACGAGCAGGCGCGGCAGGTCGCCGTCGCGGCGCTCTCCGGCGGCCGCAGCCTCGGCCGCGACGCGTTCCAGGCGCTGCTGGAGCAGAACGGCATCGACACGGCCGCCAACCGCGGCTACCACCTGATCTGGCACCTCGCCCAGACCGGCACGCTCTGCTGGGGCCCGACCGCCGGCAACGCCCAGGAGCTGGTGCTGCTGGACGAGTGGGTGCCGCACCCGCGGCGCCTAGAGCACGAGGAGGCGCTCGGCGAGTTCCTGCTGCGCTACATCCGCGGTCACGGCCCGGCGACGCTGGCCGACTTCGTGTGGTGGAGCAAGCTGACCGTCGCCGAGGCGAAGCGCGGGCTCCAGGTCGCGCGGCCGCAGCTCGCGGAGCGGCGGATCGGCGACGCCAGCTATTGGGTGGCGGCCGAGCTGGACGGCGTCGCGCCGGATGCCGCGCAGAGGCGCCGCTTCGCGTCATCCGCCTGGCTGCTGCCCGCCTTCGACGAGTACTTCCTCGGCTACCGCGACCGCGAGGCCTCGGCCGCGCCCGAGCACCACGAGCGCATCGTGCCGGGGCGCAACGGCGTGTTCCAGCCGATCGCGGTCGCCGGCGGGCGGGTGGTCGGCACGTGGCGGCGGCGCATGCTCGGCACGGCCGCGGCCGGGCAACGCCTCGGCATCGACGTCGTCCCGTTCGAGGCGGTGAGCGCGGCGCAGGCGGCGGGACTCCGCCGGGCCGGGGAGCGTTACGCCCGCTTCCGCGAGCTGCGTCTCGGCGAATTCAACCTCGGCGATTTCAACCCCGGCGAACTCCGCGTCGGCGACACGGCGGCGCAGTAG
- a CDS encoding nitroreductase family protein: MDFQDIVTGRRMVRSYTADPVDAAAIDRMLRNAVRAPNAGFTQGWAFLVLDTPADLDRFWGSTSPGGPAAGSSRWLTGMRSAPVVIVPLSSKEQYVRRYAEPDKGWSDAEEPRWGVPYWHVDAGMASLLVLQTAVDEGLGGCFFGIPREQVPAFRAEFGIPGEYAPVGAITIGHPDPHRAPGGSPTRRARKHVDDVVHRGGWRRRGTGLHPDGKIYS, translated from the coding sequence ATGGATTTCCAAGACATCGTCACCGGCCGCCGCATGGTGCGCTCGTACACGGCCGACCCGGTCGACGCGGCCGCCATCGACCGGATGCTGCGGAACGCCGTGCGGGCCCCGAACGCCGGCTTCACGCAGGGCTGGGCCTTCCTGGTGCTCGACACCCCCGCGGACCTGGACCGGTTCTGGGGCTCGACATCGCCCGGGGGCCCGGCCGCCGGCAGCAGCCGCTGGCTGACGGGGATGCGCAGCGCCCCCGTCGTGATCGTGCCGCTCTCGTCCAAGGAGCAGTACGTGCGCCGCTACGCCGAGCCAGACAAGGGCTGGTCGGATGCCGAGGAGCCGCGCTGGGGCGTGCCCTACTGGCACGTCGACGCCGGCATGGCCTCGTTGCTCGTGCTGCAGACCGCCGTCGACGAGGGGCTCGGCGGCTGCTTCTTCGGCATCCCGCGCGAGCAGGTGCCGGCGTTCCGGGCAGAGTTCGGCATCCCGGGGGAATACGCGCCGGTCGGGGCCATCACCATCGGCCACCCCGATCCGCACAGAGCGCCGGGCGGCTCGCCCACCCGGCGGGCGCGCAAACACGTCGACGACGTCGTACACCGGGGAGGCTGGCGCAGACGGGGGACTGGCCTTCACCCGGACGGGAAGATATATTCCTGA
- a CDS encoding transglycosylase domain-containing protein: MADDDRTFLGATGGLIGFVAVSAIAAVLIAAAMTPAVAIAGLAANSTIDVFEAIPDSLSIGELAEGSNIYATNADGSYHKLATFYEQNREEAGWEDISQFVKDAAVAVEDPRFWEHGGVDLQGTVRAVALTLMDDDNMQGGSSLTQQYVKNVLVQNAVMAASTPEEQEAAVAAAIETTPYRKLKEMRMAIALEKRYSKAEILRGYLNIAHFGGTVYGIEAASKYFFGGVSAMDLTLEQAASLIAIVNNPEKFRLDRPESEKNGEANGYAANTLRRDHILGKMLEHGKITAAQFDTAVATAVSPVVTSPNTGCQAAGGSGFFCDYVYWTIRNDDAFGATPDERIEKLRRGGLEIYTTLDLPLQVTAEAALNENVPSVDPRFDVGATAVTVQPNTGRVLSMVQNKTFSNDPEVLEANGPGWTSVNYNTDIDYGGSSGFQPGSTYKVFTLAEWLNAGHSLRENFDGRKRSFSRWINSCTGNFTAAFNPRNDDGRIASDAVNATKWSVNTSYMAMASQLDLCKLQQTIEAFDIHRADGDPLQMNPSDVLGTQEVAPITMAAAFAGIANGGLTCSPIVIDRILDRSGAELEPPKSTCRQSVEPSVAAAMAYAMRQTFSGDGTAVASNTGSGVPHIGKTGTTDDAKDTWMIGSSTTAATAVWVGNVIYDANLRDLSFESGAAATARHRIWPRIMAYADARWGGAAFAEPDPSAFRVIQADIPDVRGKTLEEARGILEGAGFGFDDAGPQDSELPAGQVSSTNPTGTAPKGSVVSVHTSNGALVLLPGVIGLSEQAARAALAGFAVQVRVVAVTDKALDGKVTESNPAPGTPIRPGAAVEITVGRSG, translated from the coding sequence ATGGCAGATGACGACCGGACGTTCTTGGGGGCAACGGGTGGGCTGATCGGCTTCGTCGCGGTGAGCGCGATCGCCGCGGTGCTCATCGCCGCCGCGATGACGCCGGCGGTCGCCATCGCCGGCCTGGCCGCGAACTCCACGATCGACGTCTTCGAGGCCATCCCCGACTCCCTGAGCATCGGCGAGCTGGCCGAGGGCTCCAACATCTACGCGACGAACGCCGACGGCTCGTATCACAAGCTGGCGACCTTCTACGAGCAGAACCGCGAGGAAGCCGGCTGGGAGGACATCTCCCAGTTCGTCAAGGACGCGGCCGTGGCCGTCGAGGACCCCCGATTCTGGGAACACGGCGGCGTCGACCTGCAGGGCACCGTGCGCGCGGTCGCCCTCACGCTGATGGACGACGACAACATGCAGGGTGGATCCTCCCTCACCCAGCAGTACGTCAAGAACGTGCTCGTGCAGAACGCCGTGATGGCAGCATCCACCCCCGAGGAGCAGGAGGCGGCCGTCGCGGCGGCGATCGAGACGACCCCGTATCGCAAGCTGAAAGAGATGCGGATGGCGATCGCCCTCGAGAAGCGGTACTCGAAGGCCGAGATCCTGCGCGGGTATCTCAACATCGCCCACTTCGGCGGCACCGTCTACGGCATCGAGGCGGCGAGCAAGTACTTCTTCGGCGGCGTCAGTGCGATGGACCTGACGCTCGAGCAGGCCGCCAGCCTGATCGCCATCGTGAACAACCCGGAGAAGTTCCGGCTCGACCGGCCGGAGAGCGAGAAGAACGGCGAGGCCAACGGCTACGCCGCGAACACACTGCGCCGGGACCACATCCTGGGCAAGATGCTCGAGCACGGGAAGATCACTGCCGCGCAGTTCGACACCGCGGTCGCAACGGCCGTCTCCCCCGTCGTCACCTCGCCGAACACCGGATGCCAGGCGGCCGGCGGATCCGGCTTCTTCTGCGACTACGTGTACTGGACGATCCGCAACGACGACGCCTTCGGAGCCACCCCGGACGAGCGCATCGAGAAGCTCCGCCGTGGCGGACTGGAGATCTACACCACGCTGGACCTACCGCTGCAGGTGACCGCGGAGGCCGCGCTGAACGAGAATGTCCCCAGCGTCGATCCCCGCTTCGACGTCGGCGCCACCGCCGTGACCGTGCAGCCGAACACCGGTCGAGTGCTGTCCATGGTGCAGAACAAGACCTTCAGCAACGACCCGGAGGTGCTCGAGGCCAACGGCCCCGGCTGGACCTCGGTCAACTACAACACCGACATCGACTACGGGGGCTCCAGCGGCTTCCAGCCGGGCTCGACCTACAAGGTGTTCACCCTGGCCGAATGGCTGAACGCCGGCCACTCGCTGCGGGAGAACTTCGATGGCCGCAAACGGAGCTTCTCCCGGTGGATCAACAGCTGCACCGGTAACTTCACCGCGGCGTTCAACCCGCGCAACGATGACGGGCGCATCGCCAGCGATGCGGTGAACGCGACGAAGTGGTCGGTGAACACGAGCTACATGGCGATGGCGTCGCAACTGGACCTGTGCAAGCTCCAGCAGACCATCGAGGCCTTCGACATCCACCGAGCCGATGGCGACCCGCTCCAGATGAACCCCTCCGACGTGCTCGGCACCCAGGAGGTCGCGCCCATCACCATGGCCGCGGCCTTCGCCGGAATCGCCAACGGCGGCCTCACCTGCTCACCGATCGTGATCGATCGCATCCTGGACCGATCCGGCGCGGAACTTGAGCCGCCGAAGTCCACCTGCCGGCAGTCTGTGGAACCCTCCGTTGCCGCGGCGATGGCTTACGCCATGCGCCAGACGTTCTCCGGCGATGGGACGGCCGTCGCCTCGAACACGGGGTCCGGCGTCCCGCACATCGGCAAAACAGGCACCACCGACGACGCGAAGGACACCTGGATGATCGGGTCGAGCACCACCGCGGCAACGGCCGTGTGGGTGGGCAACGTCATCTACGACGCGAACCTGCGGGATCTCTCCTTCGAAAGCGGCGCTGCGGCGACGGCACGCCACCGGATCTGGCCGCGCATCATGGCGTACGCGGATGCCCGATGGGGTGGGGCAGCGTTCGCCGAACCAGACCCCTCGGCCTTCCGCGTCATCCAGGCGGACATCCCTGATGTGCGCGGCAAGACGCTCGAGGAGGCCCGCGGAATCCTCGAGGGAGCCGGATTCGGATTCGACGATGCCGGTCCGCAGGACTCCGAGCTGCCGGCCGGCCAGGTGTCGTCGACCAACCCGACAGGCACGGCGCCCAAGGGTTCCGTGGTGTCCGTGCACACAAGCAACGGCGCCCTGGTGCTGCTGCCGGGCGTCATCGGCCTGAGCGAGCAGGCCGCCCGTGCGGCGCTGGCCGGGTTCGCCGTGCAGGTCCGGGTGGTGGCGGTCACCGACAAGGCCCTGGATGGGAAGGTGACGGAGAGCAATCCCGCCCCCGGCACGCCCATCAGGCCGGGTGCCGCCGTCGAGATCACGGTGGGCAGGAGCGGCTAG
- a CDS encoding FUSC family protein: MTSRIQSSSRVPLLQVTKVAFASVLAWIVAQLLLPTELPIFAAIAALLVVQPSVNQTLGRAIERTVGVIAGVIVATVIAQLFGSAEWIILITIVVAIFIGWALRLTPASANQIPITAMLVLALGTTTPGYAVERSIETLIGAVIGFIVTISIAPPVLLAPAQESVAALGNELAATIDRLADALEAPMRPAQLEELLLNARLLRPMQAKANEAVKEGRESLAFNPRRSRLGGAVEAEAALLARLSPLVNRVIGMTRALRDHYDDSLSEEPTVHAIAAELKRAAHDLRLLIEPDAAVPGEAEVQPEQPALTAPLVIATPHPEHWILIGSLMEDLRRVREEIVGD, translated from the coding sequence ATGACCTCTCGCATCCAGTCCTCCAGCCGGGTGCCGCTCCTGCAGGTGACGAAGGTGGCCTTCGCCTCCGTCCTGGCGTGGATCGTCGCCCAGCTGCTGTTGCCGACCGAGCTGCCGATCTTCGCCGCCATCGCGGCGCTGCTGGTGGTTCAGCCGAGCGTGAACCAGACGCTCGGGCGGGCCATCGAGCGCACCGTCGGCGTGATCGCCGGCGTGATCGTCGCGACGGTGATCGCCCAGCTGTTCGGCAGTGCAGAGTGGATCATCCTGATCACCATCGTCGTCGCCATCTTCATCGGCTGGGCGCTGCGGCTCACGCCGGCATCCGCGAACCAGATCCCGATCACCGCGATGCTGGTGCTGGCGCTCGGCACCACCACGCCCGGCTATGCGGTCGAGCGCAGCATCGAGACGCTGATCGGCGCCGTCATCGGCTTCATCGTGACGATCAGCATCGCCCCGCCGGTGCTGCTCGCCCCCGCCCAGGAGAGCGTGGCGGCGCTGGGCAACGAGCTGGCCGCCACGATCGACCGGCTCGCGGACGCCCTCGAGGCGCCGATGCGCCCCGCCCAGCTGGAGGAGCTGCTGCTGAACGCCCGGCTGCTCCGGCCGATGCAGGCGAAGGCCAACGAGGCGGTGAAGGAGGGGCGGGAGAGCCTCGCGTTCAACCCGCGCCGTTCGCGCCTCGGCGGCGCAGTGGAGGCGGAGGCCGCCCTGCTGGCGCGCCTGTCCCCCCTGGTGAACCGGGTGATCGGCATGACGCGGGCGCTGCGCGACCATTATGACGACAGCCTGTCGGAGGAGCCGACCGTGCACGCCATCGCGGCCGAGCTGAAGCGGGCGGCGCACGACCTGCGGCTGCTGATCGAGCCAGATGCCGCCGTGCCCGGCGAGGCCGAGGTGCAGCCGGAGCAGCCGGCGCTCACCGCTCCCCTGGTGATCGCCACCCCGCATCCGGAGCATTGGATCCTGATCGGGTCGCTGATGGAGGACCTGCGCCGGGTCCGGGAGGAGATCGTCGGTGACTGA
- a CDS encoding endonuclease/exonuclease/phosphatase family protein, with translation MTDPRRAPQPGRAKSSARRATARIVAVAALALTAALVLHPAIPGVVGTGVATVLPWLGLLVPVLLWAALATRRRVWIVTLVPLIAWLLVVGPLFVPLQTGSAADAAESTLTVASQNVEAGSGGAAESALMLAEQGADVIALEELDGVARAEVAEAIDDAYPYSYRVGTVGLWSQYPIVNEQPLDLGLGWNRALAADLDTPSGLVSVYVVHAASLRPGAQSDRDDMLANLAEVVAQDENERVLVVGDFNATLTDPALRALQRSVSESNRSTASLGFTWPSTMPLARIDHIFHAGLTPLESSVLPAGNSDHLAVLTTFGM, from the coding sequence ATGACAGACCCCCGCCGCGCACCCCAGCCGGGCAGAGCGAAGTCATCGGCACGACGCGCCACGGCCAGGATCGTCGCCGTCGCCGCGCTCGCACTGACGGCAGCCCTCGTGCTGCACCCCGCCATCCCCGGGGTGGTCGGGACCGGCGTGGCCACGGTGCTGCCGTGGCTGGGCCTCCTCGTCCCGGTGCTGCTCTGGGCCGCCCTGGCCACGCGCCGGCGGGTCTGGATCGTCACGCTGGTGCCGCTCATCGCCTGGCTGCTCGTTGTCGGTCCGCTCTTCGTGCCGCTGCAGACGGGTTCGGCGGCGGACGCCGCAGAGAGCACGCTGACAGTGGCCAGCCAGAACGTCGAGGCCGGCTCCGGCGGCGCCGCGGAGTCGGCGTTGATGCTCGCCGAACAGGGCGCCGACGTGATCGCCCTGGAGGAGCTGGACGGTGTGGCACGCGCCGAGGTCGCGGAGGCGATCGATGACGCGTACCCGTACTCGTACCGCGTCGGGACGGTCGGCCTGTGGAGCCAGTACCCCATCGTCAACGAGCAGCCGCTGGATCTCGGCCTCGGCTGGAACCGGGCCCTGGCCGCCGACCTCGACACGCCGAGCGGCCTGGTGAGCGTCTATGTCGTGCACGCCGCCTCGCTCCGCCCCGGAGCGCAGAGCGACCGCGACGACATGCTCGCCAACCTGGCCGAGGTCGTCGCCCAGGACGAGAACGAGCGCGTGCTCGTCGTCGGCGACTTCAACGCGACACTCACCGACCCGGCGCTGCGCGCCCTGCAGCGCTCGGTGAGCGAGTCGAACCGCTCCACGGCATCGCTCGGGTTCACCTGGCCGAGCACCATGCCCCTCGCCCGGATCGACCACATCTTCCACGCCGGGCTGACCCCGCTGGAGAGCTCCGTGCTGCCGGCTGGCAACAGCGACCACCTGGCGGTGCTCACGACCTTCGGGATGTGA
- a CDS encoding ABC-F family ATP-binding cassette domain-containing protein: MLNVQDLEIRVGARVLMENVNFRVSAGDKIGLVGRNGAGKTTLTKTLAGETLPTGGTIERTGEIGYLPQDPRSGDPEMLARTRILDARGLGTIVLEMQKATIDMGSSDEAVAAAGMKKYGNLTDRFQALGGYAAEAEAASIASNLNLPDRILEQPLKTLSGGQRRRIELARILFSDAGTMILDEPTNHLDADSVVWLRDFLKNYKGGFIVITHDIELVGETVNRVFYLDANRMVIDTYNMNWKNYQRQRAADEERRKKERSNAEKKAGVLQMQAARFGAKASKAAAAHQMVARAEKLLAGLDEVRVADRVAKLRFPTPAACGKTPLMAENLSKSYGSLEIFTAVDLAIDRGSKVVIIGLNGAGKTTLLRILGGADQPDTGSIQPGHGLRIGYFAQEHETIDVNRTVLENMVSSSPNITETEARKVLGSFLFTGDDGHKKAGVLSGGEKTRLALAMIVVSGANVLLLDEPTNNLDPASRLEILDALAHFEGAVVLVSHDPGAVEALNPERVLILPDGVEDHWNKDYADLIALA; the protein is encoded by the coding sequence GTGCTGAACGTTCAAGACCTCGAGATTCGCGTCGGAGCGCGCGTGCTCATGGAGAACGTGAACTTTCGCGTATCCGCCGGTGACAAGATCGGCCTCGTCGGCCGCAACGGAGCGGGCAAGACCACGCTGACCAAGACCCTCGCGGGCGAGACGCTGCCCACCGGCGGCACCATCGAGCGCACCGGTGAGATCGGCTACCTGCCGCAGGACCCGCGCTCCGGCGACCCGGAGATGCTGGCGCGCACCCGGATCCTCGACGCCCGCGGCCTCGGCACCATCGTGCTCGAGATGCAGAAGGCGACGATCGACATGGGCAGCAGCGACGAGGCCGTCGCCGCCGCCGGCATGAAGAAGTACGGCAACCTGACCGACCGCTTCCAGGCGCTCGGCGGCTATGCGGCCGAGGCAGAGGCCGCCTCCATCGCGAGCAACCTCAACCTGCCGGACCGTATCCTCGAGCAGCCGCTGAAGACCCTCTCCGGTGGTCAGCGCCGCCGCATCGAGCTGGCCCGCATCCTGTTCTCGGATGCCGGCACCATGATCCTCGATGAGCCGACGAACCACCTCGACGCCGACTCCGTCGTCTGGCTGCGCGACTTCCTGAAGAACTACAAGGGCGGCTTCATCGTGATCACTCACGACATCGAGCTCGTCGGCGAGACCGTCAACCGGGTGTTCTACCTGGACGCGAACCGGATGGTCATCGACACCTACAACATGAACTGGAAGAACTACCAGCGCCAGCGCGCCGCCGACGAGGAGCGCCGCAAGAAGGAGCGCTCCAACGCCGAGAAGAAGGCCGGCGTGCTGCAGATGCAGGCCGCCCGCTTCGGTGCCAAGGCCTCCAAGGCCGCCGCCGCCCACCAGATGGTGGCCCGTGCCGAGAAACTGCTCGCCGGGCTCGACGAGGTGCGCGTCGCCGACCGGGTCGCGAAGCTCCGCTTCCCGACCCCGGCCGCCTGCGGCAAGACGCCGCTCATGGCCGAGAACCTCAGCAAGAGCTACGGCTCGCTGGAGATCTTCACGGCCGTCGACCTGGCCATCGACCGCGGCTCCAAGGTCGTCATCATCGGGCTGAACGGTGCCGGAAAGACGACGCTGCTGCGCATCCTCGGCGGAGCCGACCAGCCGGACACCGGCTCGATCCAGCCCGGCCATGGCCTGCGCATCGGCTACTTCGCGCAGGAGCACGAGACGATCGACGTCAACCGCACCGTGCTCGAGAACATGGTCTCCTCCTCGCCGAACATCACCGAGACCGAGGCCCGCAAGGTGCTCGGCTCGTTCCTGTTCACCGGCGACGACGGGCACAAGAAGGCCGGCGTGCTCTCCGGCGGCGAGAAGACGCGTCTGGCCCTGGCCATGATCGTCGTCTCCGGCGCCAACGTGCTGCTGCTCGATGAGCCCACGAACAACCTGGACCCCGCCAGCCGCCTCGAGATCCTCGACGCGCTGGCGCACTTCGAGGGCGCCGTCGTCCTGGTCAGCCACGACCCGGGCGCCGTCGAGGCGCTGAACCCGGAGCGCGTGCTGATCCTGCCCGACGGCGTCGAGGACCACTGGAACAAGGACTACGCGGACCTGATCGCACTCGCCTAG
- a CDS encoding YceI family protein: protein MTATLETTIPGYRAGTWTIDPTHSEVGFSIRHLMISKVKGKFERFTATFVTAENPLESSVTASAEVASVNTNEPNRDGHLRTGDFFEAETYPTIDFVSTGVRVVKGEFLVDGNLTMKGVTKPVTFEFEFGGFGGDPYGNYKGGATAKTTVNREDFGLTYNAALETGGMLLGDTVTISLELQAALQQ from the coding sequence ATGACTGCAACGCTCGAAACCACCATCCCCGGCTACCGCGCAGGTACCTGGACCATCGACCCCACGCACAGCGAGGTCGGGTTCAGCATTCGTCACCTCATGATCAGCAAGGTCAAGGGCAAGTTCGAGCGCTTCACCGCCACCTTCGTCACCGCCGAGAACCCGCTCGAGTCCAGCGTCACGGCATCCGCCGAGGTCGCCTCCGTCAACACCAACGAGCCGAACCGCGACGGTCACCTGCGCACCGGCGACTTCTTCGAGGCCGAGACCTACCCGACCATCGACTTCGTCTCCACCGGCGTCCGCGTCGTCAAGGGCGAGTTCCTCGTCGACGGCAACCTCACCATGAAGGGCGTCACCAAGCCGGTCACCTTCGAGTTCGAGTTCGGCGGCTTCGGCGGCGACCCCTACGGCAACTACAAGGGCGGCGCCACCGCGAAGACCACCGTCAACCGCGAGGACTTCGGCCTCACCTACAACGCGGCCCTCGAGACCGGCGGCATGCTGCTCGGCGACACCGTCACGATCTCGCTCGAGCTGCAGGCTGCGCTCCAGCAGTAA
- a CDS encoding GNAT family N-acetyltransferase: protein MLNDLLLPTALETRTGPHTLRRADVADLDALMALLSDDPISSARGDVAEDGDRDAYRAALDEIIADPANELLVVADAAGSVVATMQLTRIPGMARRGSTRLLVEAVRVGSALRSAGIGGAMMRWVTDDAAPALGSSLVQLTSDEARVDAHRFYERLGFVGSHRGFKYQVG from the coding sequence ATGCTGAACGATCTGCTGCTGCCCACCGCCCTCGAGACCCGCACCGGGCCGCACACACTCCGCCGTGCGGACGTGGCCGACCTCGATGCGTTGATGGCGCTGCTCTCCGACGACCCGATCAGCAGCGCGCGCGGCGACGTCGCAGAAGACGGCGACCGCGACGCTTACCGCGCCGCGCTCGACGAGATCATCGCCGACCCCGCGAACGAGCTCCTGGTCGTGGCGGATGCCGCGGGCAGCGTCGTCGCGACGATGCAGCTCACGCGCATCCCCGGCATGGCGCGCCGCGGCTCCACCCGGCTGCTGGTCGAGGCCGTGCGGGTCGGCAGCGCGCTGCGCTCGGCCGGGATCGGCGGGGCCATGATGCGCTGGGTCACGGATGACGCCGCGCCAGCGCTCGGCTCCAGCCTCGTCCAGCTCACCTCGGACGAGGCTCGCGTCGATGCCCACCGCTTCTACGAGCGGCTGGGCTTCGTCGGCTCACACCGGGGGTTCAAGTACCAGGTGGGCTAG
- a CDS encoding TMEM175 family protein yields MTDEERTLSPRRLEAFSDGVFAIAATLLVLDLSVENLGAITSNDQLWRALGSISESLLSFVISFLLLCMLWMVHARQFEHVVRVDNTVLWLNCLRLLGVVLIPFTTSLNADFSGLLLGRLVLPLNFLFVLVLGWALWGYVSKRSRGLLDQMSDAAVRSSGRRALGAVIAGLVVVLLAPFIGSWAFLAFAVSPLTSRRS; encoded by the coding sequence GTGACTGACGAGGAACGCACGCTCTCCCCCCGCCGCCTCGAGGCCTTCTCCGACGGCGTGTTCGCGATCGCGGCCACCCTGCTGGTGCTCGACCTCTCGGTCGAGAATCTCGGCGCGATCACCAGCAACGACCAGCTCTGGCGCGCGCTCGGCTCGATCTCGGAGAGCCTGCTGAGCTTCGTGATCAGCTTCCTGCTGCTCTGCATGCTCTGGATGGTGCACGCGCGCCAGTTCGAGCACGTCGTGCGCGTCGACAACACGGTGCTCTGGCTGAACTGCCTGCGCCTGCTCGGGGTCGTGCTCATCCCGTTCACGACGTCGCTGAACGCCGACTTCAGCGGTCTGCTGCTCGGCCGCCTGGTGCTGCCGCTGAACTTCCTCTTCGTGCTCGTCCTTGGCTGGGCGCTCTGGGGTTACGTCTCCAAGCGCTCCCGCGGCCTGCTCGATCAGATGTCGGATGCCGCGGTGCGCAGCAGTGGCCGGCGCGCGCTCGGCGCGGTCATCGCCGGCCTGGTCGTCGTGCTGCTCGCGCCGTTCATCGGCTCCTGGGCGTTCCTCGCCTTCGCGGTGAGCCCGCTCACATCCCGAAGGTCGTGA